In Cycloclasticus sp., a single genomic region encodes these proteins:
- a CDS encoding diguanylate cyclase, whose product MKLLIAENDQAMRLLLTENTQSWGYEVVPVEDGASAWAIMQKDDAPSLLLLGWKMPKLTGIDLCERIRKNNNGHTPYILMLTTYGNADNINPSLSKAVNDFIFTPLNKAELRIRLGIGSRVLQQQMSDGCINAPFNDAVDYKLLFECSVGPALIYQDGKYIGCNQAAIDLLACQSKEEVLSAAALDFSAPKQLCGTNSFDKSVEIISEAFERGNLRIEWLLKKQNGETVPVEVLLTAVPIGENKGLLISWKDLTDDKKKQEELHALAHYDVLTKLPNRALFADRFTQAIAHSKRTNTMLAICFIDLDDFKPINDNHGHQVGDNILIEVAERIKKKLREDDTVSRQGGDEFTVILGGLESRDQAEQILNRMLASLSEPYIMGGETHYLTASCGASINSNHKTELDVLVRQADQAMYRAKQAGKNKFSFYNYEVTLGHN is encoded by the coding sequence ATGAAATTATTAATAGCAGAAAACGATCAAGCGATGCGTTTACTGCTTACGGAAAACACACAAAGCTGGGGCTATGAGGTTGTACCTGTGGAAGACGGTGCATCAGCGTGGGCCATAATGCAGAAAGACGACGCGCCGAGCTTATTATTGCTCGGCTGGAAAATGCCGAAGCTGACAGGTATAGACCTCTGTGAGCGTATTCGTAAAAACAATAATGGTCATACGCCGTATATTCTAATGCTAACAACATACGGCAATGCTGATAATATTAATCCAAGCTTATCAAAAGCCGTTAATGACTTTATATTCACCCCATTAAACAAAGCAGAATTACGCATACGTTTAGGCATAGGTTCTCGTGTATTGCAGCAGCAGATGTCTGATGGCTGCATAAACGCCCCATTCAATGATGCGGTAGATTATAAGCTGCTATTTGAGTGTTCAGTAGGTCCAGCATTAATATATCAAGATGGTAAGTACATTGGTTGTAATCAAGCAGCGATCGATTTGCTTGCTTGTCAAAGTAAAGAAGAAGTACTGTCTGCTGCCGCTTTAGATTTTTCAGCGCCTAAACAGCTTTGTGGTACTAACTCTTTCGATAAATCTGTTGAAATAATATCCGAGGCTTTCGAGCGTGGCAACTTGCGTATTGAGTGGCTTCTCAAAAAGCAAAATGGCGAAACCGTTCCAGTAGAGGTGTTGCTAACAGCTGTACCAATTGGCGAAAATAAGGGGCTACTTATTTCATGGAAAGACCTAACCGACGATAAAAAGAAACAAGAAGAATTACATGCCTTAGCACATTACGATGTATTGACGAAGTTACCTAATAGAGCTCTATTTGCAGATCGCTTTACTCAGGCCATTGCGCACAGTAAGCGTACCAATACGATGCTTGCGATCTGCTTTATTGATTTGGATGACTTTAAGCCGATAAATGACAATCATGGTCACCAGGTCGGTGATAATATTTTAATTGAGGTGGCTGAACGGATAAAAAAGAAACTTCGTGAAGATGATACGGTGTCTCGACAAGGGGGGGATGAATTTACGGTCATCTTAGGTGGCTTAGAAAGCCGTGATCAGGCAGAACAGATATTAAATCGTATGCTTGCTTCCTTGTCTGAGCCATACATAATGGGAGGCGAAACCCATTATCTGACTGCATCTTGTGGCGCATCTATTAACTCTAATCATAAAACCGAATTAGACGTGTTAGTGAGGCAGGCTGATCAGGCGATGTACCGTGCCAAGCAGGCAGGTAAAAACAAATTTAGCTTTTATAATTACGAGGTTACGCTGGGTCACAACTAG
- a CDS encoding ANTAR domain-containing protein: MEECHPYLASLPHPYLVSGVNFLNDQSLPEEVISQSVGCINGKPSISDICTHIQLGILWHKEREHISRRVQDIDEKMRNNRITGVAIGMLMQKTELSEQDILDCLKSESRNKQRRMVDASIEIIVNLQKSQNSSFDSLDVLKSWLKSAIPKRT, from the coding sequence ATGGAGGAATGTCATCCTTATCTTGCATCCTTACCTCACCCGTATTTGGTATCAGGCGTAAATTTTCTTAACGACCAATCCTTACCCGAAGAAGTCATTAGCCAGTCTGTAGGCTGCATTAATGGAAAACCATCGATCTCTGATATATGTACCCATATTCAACTTGGCATACTTTGGCATAAAGAACGTGAACATATCTCTAGACGCGTGCAAGACATTGACGAAAAAATGAGAAACAACCGCATCACGGGCGTTGCTATTGGTATGTTAATGCAAAAAACAGAGCTCTCTGAACAAGACATATTGGACTGCCTTAAGTCCGAAAGTAGAAATAAACAACGTCGCATGGTGGATGCATCAATCGAGATTATCGTAAATCTTCAGAAGTCCCAAAATAGTTCCTTTGACTCATTAGATGTACTGAAAAGCTGGCTTAAGTCGGCGATACCTAAAAGGACATAA
- a CDS encoding efflux RND transporter periplasmic adaptor subunit — MSIKVITGLSLLLLAMAAWFYFDAEQPIKVRLVSVNKGQVDLTVSNTRAGTIKACSRSRLSLPIGGQIAELFVHEGDHVQKDQVLIRLWNKDQQARFEEAKARLEVAKLAVLESCGLADLNKREYKRLAGLAEKKLVSVERLDAAATKVSISAAGCRKAKASKDSAIATMQLQKAILEKTELTAPFTGVVAEINGEVGEYITPSPSGVATPPAVDLIADGCLYVRAPVDEVDAAKVQKGMLVHITLDAFRGEQFDGVVTRIAPYVKELEKQARTVDIDVKLVNANDQKGLLIGYSADVDVVIQQQKNTLRLPTESIIDGNKVFLYERSSQRISLKEFTPGLSNWRFTEVEAGLLEGDQVLLSLDVEGAVDGAAVTIEE; from the coding sequence ATGAGTATTAAGGTTATTACCGGTCTTTCATTATTGCTGTTGGCTATGGCGGCATGGTTTTATTTTGACGCTGAGCAACCGATAAAAGTTCGCTTGGTTTCAGTTAATAAAGGCCAAGTGGATTTGACGGTCTCAAATACACGGGCAGGGACTATTAAAGCGTGTAGCCGGTCGCGGTTATCATTGCCGATAGGCGGGCAAATTGCTGAATTATTTGTCCACGAAGGTGATCATGTTCAGAAAGACCAAGTGCTTATTCGGTTGTGGAATAAGGATCAGCAGGCACGTTTTGAAGAAGCTAAAGCACGGCTAGAGGTTGCCAAGTTGGCTGTGTTAGAAAGCTGCGGTTTGGCGGACCTGAATAAGCGAGAATACAAAAGGCTAGCGGGCTTAGCAGAAAAAAAACTGGTCTCTGTTGAACGTTTGGATGCCGCAGCCACAAAGGTGAGCATTTCGGCTGCGGGTTGTCGCAAGGCAAAAGCTAGCAAAGATAGTGCTATTGCGACGATGCAATTACAAAAAGCTATTCTTGAAAAAACAGAACTAACGGCACCATTCACCGGTGTGGTTGCCGAAATTAACGGTGAGGTGGGTGAATATATAACGCCATCACCCTCAGGTGTTGCGACACCGCCAGCAGTGGACCTTATTGCTGATGGGTGTTTGTATGTAAGGGCACCGGTGGATGAGGTGGATGCGGCTAAGGTTCAAAAAGGCATGTTGGTTCATATCACCTTGGATGCTTTTCGTGGTGAGCAATTTGATGGAGTGGTGACGCGCATAGCACCCTACGTGAAAGAGCTTGAAAAGCAGGCGCGGACAGTCGATATCGATGTTAAGTTGGTGAATGCCAATGACCAGAAAGGCTTGTTGATAGGTTATAGCGCCGATGTGGATGTGGTCATTCAACAGCAAAAAAATACACTTAGGTTACCGACTGAAAGCATTATTGATGGCAATAAGGTTTTTCTCTATGAGCGATCAAGCCAACGGATATCATTAAAGGAATTTACCCCAGGGCTCAGTAATTGGCGCTTTACGGAAGTGGAAGCAGGCTTGCTTGAGGGGGATCAAGTGCTGTTGTCACTGGATGTTGAGGGTGCTGTAGATGGAGCGGCTGTGACCATTGAAGAATGA
- a CDS encoding ABC transporter ATP-binding protein: protein MIELSHLEKRFQIGDQVVHALDDVSLKIEAGEYIAVMGPSGSGKSTLMNILGLLDRANAGDYLLDGINVSKLNEAERTRVRSEKIGFVFQSYHLVPRLTARENIELPLVLSGIPVKQRKQKVDEVLDKLSLMDRAHHIPNQLSGGQRQRVAIGRAIVMKPSILLADEPTGNLDSTSGAGVTQLLESLNVEGITLIVVTHDPTLGARARRQLNMLDGRVL, encoded by the coding sequence ATGATTGAATTAAGTCATTTAGAAAAACGTTTCCAAATAGGCGATCAAGTGGTGCATGCCTTGGATGATGTATCACTAAAGATCGAGGCAGGTGAGTACATTGCAGTGATGGGGCCATCGGGATCTGGGAAGTCTACCTTAATGAATATTTTAGGCTTACTTGATCGAGCTAACGCGGGTGACTATCTACTCGATGGCATCAATGTGTCCAAGTTGAATGAAGCTGAAAGAACCCGCGTTAGAAGCGAAAAAATTGGCTTCGTCTTTCAATCGTATCATTTAGTACCCAGACTAACGGCACGAGAAAATATCGAATTACCGTTGGTGTTATCGGGCATACCCGTTAAACAGCGTAAACAAAAAGTGGATGAGGTGCTTGATAAACTGAGCCTAATGGATCGGGCGCACCATATTCCCAACCAGTTATCAGGTGGGCAGCGGCAACGCGTTGCGATAGGTAGAGCCATTGTAATGAAACCAAGCATATTATTAGCCGATGAGCCCACGGGCAACTTAGACTCGACGTCTGGGGCAGGGGTGACGCAGTTACTAGAATCATTAAATGTGGAGGGGATCACCTTGATTGTGGTCACGCATGATCCAACATTAGGCGCTCGAGCGCGACGACAATTAAATATGCTAGATGGGCGCGTACTCTAA
- a CDS encoding ABC transporter permease: MGFIMDVLSRHRFRTIVLWVAIAIGVVAVNLLTALGEGAKTFVLTEFNLLGRNTLITLPGKKETTGGMPPITGESPRPLTLRDAKAVFRLSGVKAVAPLVIGNLEASYAGKIREVLTIGSSRDFFSIRQLEVAQGQLLPELDFSKGDAVCVIGQRLRKELFKHQPALGKWIRLGDTRFRVIGVLRQGGTSFGFDMGDVIIIPVANAQALFNVDGLFRLFTEVRVYQELENVKQKIIKLLKERHEGEEDVTVISQDAMLSSVQKILDTLTIAVAGIASISMLVAGILVMNMMMITVSQRIKEIGLLKALGATSSTVRVLFLCEAGLIAIVASVSGLLLSYLVIFLANSYFEEVHFHSPWWAQAGSVLLAVVFALLFSWLPAQRASMLSPVEALQGKQQKEIP, encoded by the coding sequence ATGGGTTTTATCATGGATGTTTTAAGCCGGCACCGCTTTCGTACGATAGTTTTATGGGTTGCTATTGCCATTGGTGTGGTGGCGGTTAATCTATTGACAGCGCTTGGTGAAGGTGCAAAAACGTTCGTACTAACGGAGTTTAATCTGTTGGGGCGCAATACGCTCATCACCTTACCAGGAAAAAAAGAAACCACCGGTGGCATGCCGCCTATTACCGGTGAATCACCGAGGCCGTTAACATTAAGAGATGCAAAAGCGGTTTTTCGCTTATCGGGCGTGAAGGCTGTTGCACCATTAGTAATAGGCAATCTTGAGGCTTCCTACGCGGGAAAAATACGGGAGGTGCTAACGATTGGCAGTAGCCGAGATTTTTTTAGTATTCGCCAGCTAGAGGTTGCTCAAGGCCAGCTATTACCTGAATTAGACTTTAGTAAGGGCGACGCTGTATGCGTTATCGGTCAACGATTACGGAAAGAACTCTTTAAGCATCAGCCAGCCTTGGGTAAATGGATACGGTTGGGTGATACCCGTTTTCGAGTGATAGGGGTGTTAAGACAGGGTGGTACCAGTTTTGGTTTCGATATGGGTGATGTGATTATTATTCCAGTTGCTAATGCCCAAGCCTTGTTTAACGTGGATGGATTGTTTCGATTATTTACCGAAGTACGGGTATACCAAGAGTTGGAAAACGTTAAACAGAAAATTATTAAATTGCTGAAAGAACGCCATGAAGGGGAGGAAGATGTGACGGTAATTTCTCAAGATGCGATGCTGTCTTCGGTGCAAAAAATATTAGATACATTAACTATAGCCGTCGCTGGCATCGCCTCAATTAGCATGTTGGTGGCCGGTATTTTAGTTATGAATATGATGATGATTACCGTTTCTCAGCGTATTAAAGAGATTGGCTTGTTGAAAGCGCTAGGCGCCACGTCTTCAACGGTGCGGGTACTGTTTTTGTGCGAAGCCGGTCTAATAGCAATAGTGGCGTCTGTATCGGGGTTGCTTTTAAGCTATTTGGTTATTTTTTTAGCGAATAGCTATTTTGAGGAGGTTCATTTTCATTCACCGTGGTGGGCGCAAGCTGGGTCGGTTTTGTTGGCGGTAGTTTTTGCCCTTTTATTCTCTTGGTTGCCGGCTCAAAGAGCCTCAATGTTATCGCCCGTTGAAGCCTTACAAGGTAAGCAACAAAAGGAGATACCTTGA
- a CDS encoding ABC transporter permease, translating into MDSGRWIFASVFSHRFRSLLTAIGIAIGIASVTLLTAIGEGVQQYVLDSFSQFGARIIAIHPGLKETHGAGGLLSTVRPLTLRDAQALKQITGVEKVVPVVQGSGAVEFYNRQRSGVILGVGPDMSEAWGFGIAQGRFFSGSLENAHSTAVLGYTMRKELFGEVNPLGQHIRVGGQRFRVIGSIEKKGQMLGIDMDDTVYISAQNGLQLFNRESLMEIDVVFSANTPLKTIEKRVKKLMFERHGREDVTLTSQNDMLESMGKILSILKLSVGALGAISLLVGSVGILAIMTTTVRERTAEVGLLRAIGAGKNTILRLFLGEAIVLALLGGLLGLLLLLALTGLFQLFLPSLPLTFNLFFLGLALFISAVIGLIAGVVPALQAANLDPIKALHEE; encoded by the coding sequence GTGGATAGTGGGCGCTGGATATTCGCTTCCGTGTTTAGCCATCGATTTAGAAGCTTGCTAACGGCCATTGGTATTGCAATTGGTATTGCATCGGTCACCCTGCTAACGGCGATAGGAGAAGGCGTTCAACAATATGTGCTAGATAGCTTTTCACAATTTGGTGCACGCATTATTGCAATACACCCGGGGTTAAAGGAAACCCACGGTGCTGGCGGTCTGCTCTCAACAGTGCGGCCATTAACATTACGAGACGCTCAAGCACTCAAGCAAATAACGGGGGTGGAAAAGGTCGTGCCCGTTGTGCAAGGCTCAGGCGCTGTGGAGTTTTATAATCGTCAGCGTAGTGGGGTTATTTTGGGCGTAGGGCCCGATATGAGCGAGGCTTGGGGGTTTGGCATTGCGCAGGGACGTTTCTTCTCCGGCAGTCTGGAGAATGCTCATTCTACGGCTGTCTTGGGCTACACCATGAGGAAAGAGTTGTTTGGTGAAGTCAACCCACTAGGTCAACATATCAGAGTAGGTGGTCAACGATTTAGGGTGATTGGTAGCATTGAAAAAAAGGGCCAAATGTTGGGTATTGATATGGATGATACCGTCTATATTTCGGCGCAGAATGGCTTACAGTTGTTTAACCGAGAATCGTTGATGGAAATTGATGTGGTTTTTTCTGCGAACACACCTTTAAAAACAATTGAGAAACGGGTTAAAAAACTGATGTTTGAACGCCATGGTCGTGAAGATGTCACGCTAACGTCTCAAAATGATATGTTGGAATCAATGGGGAAAATATTGTCGATTTTGAAACTATCTGTTGGTGCGTTGGGTGCCATTTCGTTACTCGTTGGTTCTGTTGGAATTTTGGCGATTATGACAACGACTGTTAGAGAACGCACGGCTGAAGTGGGTTTGCTGCGTGCTATTGGAGCCGGGAAAAATACTATCCTTCGCCTGTTCTTGGGGGAGGCCATCGTATTGGCACTCTTAGGTGGCTTGCTCGGGTTATTATTGCTGCTAGCGTTGACAGGGCTATTCCAGCTTTTTTTGCCGAGCCTACCGCTTACGTTTAATTTATTCTTCTTAGGATTGGCGCTTTTTATATCAGCAGTCATTGGTTTAATAGCAGGCGTTGTGCCTGCGCTACAAGCGGCAAATTTAGACCCCATTAAAGCATTGCATGAAGAGTAA
- a CDS encoding MFS transporter: MNTVNKTLWGGIWLSFITGIAAAITVTKASPALLDIQKELPLSVIQIGWIMSSAALATVFLGIFVGSLSRKHGPKMLLQLALGLIIITAGFSLFINSANELIMSRVIEGVAVILVSVAAPTLIAHLSKPSDMGLTMGVWALWMPVGSVLAFLLSPFILEQYGWRWLWASSAFIAFPLLLLSIKLHDPTRLVTATANEGLSRSVIYRAVIMGTIFTCFTACFFSMVTYLPTYLIDTYQLSSSRALLITTLLPAFIIPGNLLSGFLIHRGISCFRIMSYPAAVLAFIIAILLHAHYSVELGLLLLALVGFFLGMIPTAIFALSPRLADKPIDTGRIIGIVITGQGPGILLAPPLAGFLIGEQHQWQNLYPLYLLLTVGIIVLTQRLKALQANS, translated from the coding sequence ATGAACACCGTCAATAAAACACTTTGGGGTGGCATTTGGTTAAGCTTTATCACCGGCATTGCGGCCGCTATTACGGTTACCAAAGCCAGCCCCGCCTTACTCGATATACAAAAAGAGCTGCCACTTAGCGTTATTCAAATTGGCTGGATTATGTCATCCGCCGCTTTGGCCACCGTTTTTCTAGGCATCTTCGTCGGTTCTTTATCACGCAAGCATGGCCCAAAAATGCTTTTACAACTCGCATTAGGCCTGATTATTATCACTGCTGGCTTTAGCCTATTTATCAACTCGGCTAACGAGCTCATCATGAGCCGTGTGATTGAAGGGGTCGCTGTCATCTTAGTCTCTGTTGCCGCACCCACCCTTATTGCGCATTTATCTAAACCTTCTGACATGGGTTTAACGATGGGCGTTTGGGCGTTGTGGATGCCCGTGGGAAGCGTGCTAGCCTTTCTTCTTTCTCCATTCATTTTAGAACAATATGGCTGGCGTTGGCTTTGGGCCTCATCGGCCTTTATTGCTTTCCCTTTATTACTTTTATCAATAAAACTGCACGACCCCACGCGCCTCGTTACCGCAACGGCTAATGAGGGTCTATCTCGATCGGTTATTTACCGAGCCGTTATCATGGGTACAATTTTTACCTGCTTCACAGCTTGTTTTTTCAGCATGGTCACCTATTTACCAACCTACCTCATTGATACTTATCAACTTAGTTCAAGTAGAGCCCTGCTCATTACGACTCTTTTACCTGCCTTTATTATTCCTGGTAATTTACTAAGCGGCTTTCTTATTCATCGTGGAATTTCTTGTTTCCGGATAATGAGCTACCCAGCTGCTGTGCTTGCCTTTATCATTGCCATCTTGCTACACGCCCATTACTCCGTTGAACTCGGTTTATTGCTGTTGGCTTTAGTCGGCTTTTTCCTCGGCATGATACCAACCGCCATTTTTGCACTAAGTCCCCGCTTGGCAGATAAACCGATTGATACAGGGCGCATTATTGGGATCGTGATTACCGGTCAAGGGCCTGGCATTTTACTGGCACCACCTCTAGCGGGCTTCCTCATTGGTGAACAACACCAATGGCAAAACTTATACCCACTTTACCTGCTGTTGACCGTCGGTATTATCGTGTTAACTCAACGTTTAAAGGCACTTCAAGCCAATAGTTAA
- a CDS encoding AEC family transporter, whose amino-acid sequence MSALIPMVLILATGVLWHKVEPGGVSTQQLRSTLSALVVNLLAPTLILYIVLTTPLKEELYQVPFTGIITISICMGISFMLFSLLLRTGYINRAQAGALVLAASFGNGMGIALPSIEALFGPNMSSIPLIYDLLATVPFVWVIAVLVAAHFGTRIADGHLGRELLLMPPVWAIVIALLMRYFQWTPHQSIIEALRMMGLATVPMLLLMVGVNFKISSLKYVLLTIPAMLIKLIISPAIAFASGVPIGLESEVLIITSITAAAPPVIVGIALADRFKLDSALFCTALTLGTVAYIFLAPALSTYLALFT is encoded by the coding sequence ATGAGTGCTTTAATTCCTATGGTTTTAATCCTTGCCACCGGTGTACTTTGGCACAAAGTTGAGCCCGGTGGCGTTAGCACACAGCAACTGCGTAGCACCTTAAGCGCGCTAGTCGTTAACTTATTGGCACCTACACTAATCTTATACATCGTTCTGACGACGCCTCTTAAAGAAGAACTGTATCAAGTTCCCTTTACCGGCATTATTACCATCAGTATCTGCATGGGCATCAGTTTCATGCTATTTTCCTTACTCCTTCGCACTGGCTACATTAATCGTGCACAAGCGGGTGCGTTGGTTTTAGCCGCTAGTTTCGGTAATGGAATGGGTATTGCACTGCCCTCTATTGAAGCGTTATTTGGCCCCAACATGTCGAGCATTCCGCTGATTTATGACCTACTCGCCACCGTGCCTTTTGTTTGGGTTATTGCCGTATTAGTCGCCGCCCATTTTGGAACCCGCATAGCAGACGGACACCTCGGTCGCGAGTTATTATTGATGCCGCCTGTCTGGGCCATAGTCATCGCCCTTTTAATGCGTTATTTTCAATGGACTCCACACCAAAGCATTATCGAAGCCCTAAGAATGATGGGCTTAGCAACTGTCCCTATGCTGCTGCTAATGGTGGGCGTAAATTTCAAAATAAGTAGCTTGAAATATGTGTTGTTAACGATCCCTGCCATGCTGATCAAACTCATTATCAGCCCCGCAATTGCATTTGCTAGTGGCGTTCCTATTGGCTTAGAAAGTGAAGTGTTAATCATCACCAGTATTACCGCTGCGGCGCCACCGGTCATCGTTGGCATCGCCTTGGCAGACCGCTTTAAACTCGACTCTGCTCTTTTTTGTACCGCCTTAACCCTAGGGACGGTTGCTTACATTTTCCTAGCTCCTGCCCTCTCAACGTATTTAGCATTATTCACATGA
- a CDS encoding MFS transporter: MNSHSLTTPFKSPVFKMMWIAMTISNIGTWMTEIGTTWLMASMQTSDLYIALIQTAITLPFLFLAYPSGTLADLIDRRRMLLVIHIALFIAASALAISTFYGVVTPLSLLLFTFSLGIGNAMMRPAWAASVPDFAPRKVLPSSITLNTLSTNITRAIGPAIGGFVIFYSGATAVFAINAISFTALIYALAVWKPETLDKPSALPVERFMGAFRAGLRYAKNVRSLRIVLFRSALFFFFASVSWALLPIIVIREMNMGAQSFGVSMAVVGLGTILGAFLLPKCHRLLSRNQIISLSTVLLSLPLLLLAYSPNLYTLGLTLIVLGTAWIFSFSSFMLTAQMLAPNWVRARAISIVMVTFGGSMGFGSLLWGSLSDHYGTGASISIASVGLLLTLCFSRRFAIADDNLDQSATIQWPLPIAIDAVPDDKGPVMVTIQYHIHQDKTDDFLNLMNQLQVIRKRNGAYFWQIFHDANDHHLFSEVYMSESWLETLRQRDRMTYHEMAIRDQVMTMHIGDSAPTISIQIAGKA; the protein is encoded by the coding sequence TTGAACTCTCATTCGTTAACGACTCCATTTAAGTCACCTGTTTTTAAGATGATGTGGATTGCCATGACCATTTCAAACATTGGCACATGGATGACGGAAATCGGTACGACTTGGCTCATGGCCTCCATGCAAACGTCCGATCTTTATATCGCATTGATTCAAACAGCGATCACTTTACCTTTCTTGTTTTTGGCATATCCTTCTGGAACATTAGCTGATTTAATTGATCGTCGACGTATGTTATTGGTTATTCATATCGCATTGTTTATTGCCGCCAGCGCCCTAGCGATCAGTACTTTTTATGGTGTTGTCACCCCGTTGAGCTTACTACTATTTACCTTTTCATTAGGCATTGGGAACGCGATGATGAGGCCAGCTTGGGCGGCGAGTGTGCCCGATTTTGCCCCTAGAAAAGTATTACCAAGTTCGATTACCCTTAACACGCTAAGCACCAATATTACGCGGGCAATTGGCCCGGCAATTGGCGGTTTTGTTATCTTTTATTCTGGAGCAACCGCTGTATTCGCCATTAATGCCATTTCATTCACTGCGTTAATTTATGCCTTAGCCGTTTGGAAACCAGAAACGTTAGACAAACCATCTGCCTTACCAGTCGAGCGATTTATGGGTGCATTTAGAGCAGGCTTACGCTACGCAAAAAATGTACGCTCATTACGTATTGTGTTATTCAGAAGCGCTCTATTTTTCTTTTTTGCTAGTGTCTCCTGGGCCTTGCTACCCATTATAGTTATTCGTGAAATGAATATGGGCGCACAAAGCTTTGGCGTGTCGATGGCTGTCGTTGGCTTAGGCACTATTTTAGGTGCTTTCTTATTACCTAAATGCCATCGTTTATTATCACGAAATCAGATTATTTCATTATCCACGGTTCTTTTATCCCTCCCGTTGCTTCTATTGGCATACAGTCCAAATCTATATACATTGGGCTTAACCTTGATCGTACTGGGCACCGCTTGGATTTTTAGTTTTTCATCATTTATGCTCACGGCACAAATGCTAGCTCCAAACTGGGTCCGCGCCCGCGCTATTTCTATCGTGATGGTAACATTTGGTGGCAGTATGGGCTTCGGCAGTCTACTGTGGGGGAGCTTGTCAGATCACTATGGCACGGGGGCTTCAATATCCATCGCCTCTGTTGGTTTATTATTGACATTGTGCTTTAGCCGACGCTTTGCTATCGCTGATGACAATTTAGATCAGTCAGCCACTATACAATGGCCTTTACCTATTGCTATAGATGCCGTCCCAGACGACAAAGGCCCCGTTATGGTGACCATTCAATATCATATTCATCAAGACAAAACAGATGATTTTCTCAACTTGATGAATCAATTACAGGTCATTCGAAAAAGAAACGGTGCCTACTTCTGGCAAATATTTCACGACGCCAACGACCATCATTTATTCTCCGAAGTTTATATGTCAGAGTCGTGGCTGGAGACATTACGCCAGCGTGACCGAATGACTTATCACGAAATGGCTATTCGCGACCAAGTAATGACCATGCACATTGGAGATAGCGCACCCACTATTTCTATTCAAATCGCCGGCAAAGCTTAA
- a CDS encoding GGDEF domain-containing protein: MTLDTANNKAITLNSLIDLTSARDCRSLELALIPALHDFLSNYSPRIALLRVPRHTDCDYLEVIHTSPALKIPERFTIIPNKYGDIRIEKNGAFQQCIHDAGITKHREENTSGVLIPIFTNKLVSSILDIDDDGLTADTLESIRSFIDVYSNFMAIANDNEHDTLTGLRNRKTFDYHLTELLSANSSEKSAITRLEHERREPHNKERHWIGILDIDFFKSVNDNFGHVYGDEVLLLFSEIMIKTLRNNDMLFRYGGEEFVVVLAPTKADDALAVLERFRLAVDAYHFPKVGNVTVSIGYAAMQFNENPTTTLELSDEALYYAKKNGRNRVCHYHDLVNQGHLKEKTINDDIELF, encoded by the coding sequence TTGACATTGGATACAGCTAATAATAAAGCAATAACTTTAAATTCTCTTATCGACCTCACTTCTGCTCGTGATTGCCGATCACTTGAGCTCGCATTAATTCCGGCACTGCATGATTTTCTCAGCAATTATTCCCCCCGTATTGCGTTGCTGCGCGTCCCTCGGCACACAGATTGCGACTATTTGGAAGTCATTCATACTTCTCCCGCTTTAAAAATCCCTGAACGTTTCACTATCATTCCCAACAAATATGGAGATATACGGATAGAAAAAAACGGCGCTTTTCAGCAATGCATTCATGATGCTGGCATTACCAAGCATCGTGAAGAAAATACCAGCGGCGTTCTTATCCCTATCTTTACCAATAAGCTAGTATCGAGCATTTTAGATATTGACGACGATGGCTTAACGGCCGACACACTCGAATCTATCCGTAGCTTTATCGATGTTTATAGTAATTTCATGGCAATTGCCAATGACAATGAGCACGACACCCTAACCGGCTTACGCAACCGCAAAACATTCGACTACCACCTTACCGAATTACTCTCGGCAAATTCATCTGAGAAAAGCGCTATTACACGGCTCGAACACGAAAGACGAGAGCCACATAACAAAGAACGGCATTGGATTGGAATTCTTGATATCGACTTTTTTAAGTCTGTAAACGATAACTTTGGCCACGTTTATGGTGACGAGGTATTGTTGTTATTTTCAGAAATTATGATCAAAACACTCAGGAATAACGACATGCTGTTCCGCTATGGCGGAGAGGAATTCGTTGTTGTTCTTGCACCAACAAAAGCAGACGATGCTCTCGCTGTTCTCGAACGCTTCCGACTAGCCGTGGATGCCTATCACTTTCCAAAAGTAGGCAACGTAACTGTCAGTATCGGTTACGCTGCCATGCAGTTCAACGAGAACCCAACAACAACGCTGGAACTGTCAGATGAGGCACTCTATTATGCCAAAAAAAATGGCCGCAACCGAGTATGCCATTACCATGATTTAGTCAATCAAGGTCACCTCAAGGAGAAAACCATTAACGACGATATTGAGCTTTTTTAG